From a single Phalacrocorax aristotelis chromosome 1, bGulAri2.1, whole genome shotgun sequence genomic region:
- the LOC142059728 gene encoding ICOS ligand-like — translation MKWETALWMVACLLFPSLPRGEQNTTYRAFVGETVILPCTTTPPGQLILSSSKLYWQIGPVVVHFFHNGQDSLKLQDERYHGRTSLFLDQMKHGNFSLKLSNVQLQDSADYTCIYKQTGDQLNKTQKSKITLIVSAPSSMKEAPSPSGHSQISSRSPADVPRLATLPLSFHLLVTLRVWHL, via the exons ATGAAGTG GGAGACTGCTCTCTGGATGGTTGCCTGCTTACTGTTCCCATCTCTACCCAGAG GTGAACAAAACACAACGTATCGTGCATTTGTTGGAGAAACTGTCATTTTGCCTTGCACCACCACCCCTCCTGGACAGCTGATCCTTTCCAGTTCAAAACTCTATTGGCAGATAGGCCCTGTCGTAGTGCACTTTTTTCACAATGGGCAGGATTCGCTGAAGCTCCAGGATGAACGTTACCATGGCAGAACTAGTCTTTTTTTGGACCAGATGAAGCATGGCAACTTTTCCTTAAAGCTCTCCAATGTCCAGTTACAGGACTCAGCTGACTATACTTGCATCTACAAGCAGACTGGGGATCAACtcaacaaaacacagaaatctaAAATTACACTCATTGTATcag ctcCATCTAGCATGAAGGAGGCTCCTTCCCCTTCTG gacACAGTCAGATTTCCTCCAGAAGCCCTGCTGATGTGCCACGCCTGGCTACGCTTCCCCTCTCTTTCCACCTCCTTGTCACACTGAGGGTTTGGCACTTGTAA